The nucleotide sequence TTCTGATTCCCTTGGCGGCCGCGGCCCTTGTGCGCCTGGCCGCGGCTCTCGGGCAAAAGGACTGGCGTCCCGTCTGGAAGGCGTGCCTCGCGGCCTCGCCCCTGGTCTTCCTGTGCTTGACGACTCCCCTGCCGGATCTGCGGTCCGCCGAGGCCAAGGGATGGGGCCAGCTGGCGACCATCTACGTCGACCTCAAGGAGCCCCGGCTCGCCGTCGAAGCCTTCCAGCGCGCGTCTCAGCTGGACCCGGCGAGCATCGAGACGGCCGCGTTCATCGGGGCCGCCTCTGCCCTGGAGCGGCTTGGGGAGATCGACAAGAGCCTGGAGCTTTACGAGGTGGGGATCGCCGTGCACCCAGGCTCCGCGATGCTCTACAACAACCGCGGCACTTTGCTCTTCAAAAAAGGGAAAGTCGATGAGGGCTTGAAGCTCCTCAAGAAGGCCGTGGAGGTCGATCCGGAGCTGGGATTGGGCTATCGCAACCTATTCTACGGTTATGCTATCGAGGGCAAAAGGGACCTGGCCTTGCGCTACGGGGATATGGCCGTCGCGCGGCTGCCGCAGGATGCGGAGCTCAAGCGCCGGTTGGATGAGCTCAAAGCCCGTTGAGGCTGCCTCCGCAGGGCCCGAATGCTATCATACCCGGCGTGACGGCGAGGCCGCGTGGATACCGCGACGTCAGGGAGTAGGCACCCATGGCATTCAGTCTGTTTCCCAGGGAAGTCAAGTTCTTCGAGCTGTTCCAGAAGCAGCACGGGCTGATCCTGCAGGCGGCCAAGCGATTGGAGGCCGTCTTCGGCCCGCGGGAGGAAGCCGTCGGCGCCTGCCGCGAGATCAACCGGCTGGAAGAGGAGGCCAACGCCCTCCTGCGGGATATCTTCCTGCAGATGTCCCGCGCCTTCATCACCCCTTTGGACCGCGAGGACATCCACGGGCTGGTGCTGGCCCAGGAAGATGTCATCAACGCCATCCGCCTGGCCTCGACCCGGGTCGGGGTCTATTCCTTCGAGCACGCCCCGGCCAGCGCCCGGGAGCTGGCGCGCGACCTGGGCTCCCAACTGGCCAGCCTCGGCGCCGCGTTGCCGGTGTTGGACCGGCCTGGGCAGGTGGAAGCGGTCCTGCAGGCGATGCGCCAGGCCGGCGCGCGCTCCTCGGCGTTCCTGCTGGTGGCGGTGGGGGAGCTCTACGATCAGCCGGTGTCCAGCCCCGAGGCGGTCCTGGGAATCGTCAAGTCGACGCAGATCATCGACCGCCTGGAGCAGGCGCTGGAGAAAGCCGAGGCCCTGGCCAAGGTCATCGAGAGGATCAGTGTGAAGTATGTCTGACCTGCCGCTGCTCCTCGTCGTCACCGTCCTGGTCGCGCTGGTGTTCGACTTCACCAACGGCGCCCACGACGCGGCCAATGCCATCGCCACGGTCATCTCGACGCGCGTGCTCTCCCCGAAAGCCGCCGTGCTCCTGGCTGTGGCCCTGAACTTCCTCGGTGCTTTCCTGGGCACCAGCGTGGCGGAGACCATGGGCAAAGGCATCGTCAACATCGAGATGATCGCCGGCTGCCGCTCCTTGCTGTTGGCGGCCCTGCTGGGGGCCATCATGTGGAACGCCCTGACCTGGTGGCTGGGGCTGCCTTCGTCATCCTCGCACGCGCTGGTCGGCGGCCTGGCCGGGGCTGCCGTCGTCAGCAGCGGCTGGCAGTGCCTGCAAGTCGGCATGATCCTCAGGAAAGTGGTCCTGCCCCTCTTCCTCTCGCCCTTGAGCGGCTTCCTCGCCGGCTATGTCTTGATGGGGGCCGTGGCGCACGCCGCGCGGCCGTTCCGGTACCGCCCCACCAACAC is from Elusimicrobiota bacterium and encodes:
- a CDS encoding inorganic phosphate transporter, coding for MSDLPLLLVVTVLVALVFDFTNGAHDAANAIATVISTRVLSPKAAVLLAVALNFLGAFLGTSVAETMGKGIVNIEMIAGCRSLLLAALLGAIMWNALTWWLGLPSSSSHALVGGLAGAAVVSSGWQCLQVGMILRKVVLPLFLSPLSGFLAGYVLMGAVAHAARPFRYRPTNTLFKRLQILTAGFMALSHGLNDAQKTMGVITLALVIFHQIPALVVPFWVKIACAAAISAGTMSGGWKIIKTMGQKIFKLEPVHGFAAQTATTAVILSASWAGAPISTTQVISASVLGVGSAKRFSAVHWEVGGRMAVAWFVTMPAAALVGGGVMALIRWIGPV
- a CDS encoding DUF47 family protein produces the protein MAFSLFPREVKFFELFQKQHGLILQAAKRLEAVFGPREEAVGACREINRLEEEANALLRDIFLQMSRAFITPLDREDIHGLVLAQEDVINAIRLASTRVGVYSFEHAPASARELARDLGSQLASLGAALPVLDRPGQVEAVLQAMRQAGARSSAFLLVAVGELYDQPVSSPEAVLGIVKSTQIIDRLEQALEKAEALAKVIERISVKYV